The genomic stretch CACGGGTCACACATTGCTTGTGCCAcagtgatgggggcagcccaTGAGCTGGGGGAGACAGGGGCACCagaggagggtgctggggcaggggtgcacccacagcacagagtgctgtgctggcacaatCCACCCTTGTTGAGCTGCTGGCATGGCAGAGGCCGTTGTGGTGCTGCCGGCAGCGGGTGGCAGGCGGTGCggctgggctgctgtgaaggGCTTTTTGTTTGCCGTCAGTTGCTGCTATAAATCAagccaggcagcccagcccagcactgccccacgGCAGGGAGGTGACCAGTTCCCAGCCGCCTACAGCAGAGCCCCGCCAAGCCCTGGCCTGTTCCTGGCATTGTCCTGGCCCAGTGGGGATGTTCAGTGTGACACTGGGCAACGTGCCCACACTGGTCTGCTTGCCCTTCTTCCACCCAGCATTGAGGAACCCTGGGATACACGGAATCCTTCCATGTtcatcccaggctgcagctcccacagacTCCCCGgagtcccagctctccctggtgTTCCCAGTACTGGGAACATCCCCTTCTCTCTggttttaatttggttttggttcGAATTGAGCTGAACccaacatttttctgtgcttccgGCACGCTGTGAACTCTGCAGGGGCGGCCGCTGCTCCGTGAAATTGATGTTCTTGTCCGCTTCACGCGTCAGCAGGAATGAacagctgctgggggctgctggcccCCGGGACTGCTCTGTGCACCTCTGCACCCCAAAGGGACACCAGTACTCCAgatggggagcagcacagggtggATGGTGCTATGGGAGACTGTAGCACCAACCAGACCTCACAGCGAAACCGTGTCATGCTGGATGgtttggcacagcagagcagcatggACAAGGCTATGCCCGGGACTCACAGTGTGGCCCTACAAAATgaggggtgacagtgacagtgtaCCCCATTCACAGGGCCTCAAGATCCACACCCGGCATGGGCAAGGCTGTGTatggggctcagcacagccctggaaggTCTGGCTGGAAAGCAGGTGGCCAACCAGACGGCGATACAGGaaaggagagcagctctggggccagACCCTGGCCATGTACtgggggatggcagcaggatgcTCAGGGGACATTGTTCCTTGGGATCACACCAGCTCAGAGTGTCTGAGGCCAGGCTTCCCCCAGTGCCCAGGGGTCTTGCATGGGCCAACAAGAAGCAAGGCCCGGGCATGGTGGGGtctgcctgccccagcacaggcaaCAGCATAGGGAAGGTGAGGGCGAAGTGTTTATGGGTTGGATTAGGCCGCTCCAACGCTGGCTCGCACCTTAGCCACGTTTTATGGCGCTCCGTTATGGGCTCCTAATGAGGGTCACAGCCACTTTATGGCACTGACAGCGATAAGGCTACAACTAATTATGGCACAATTAGCGTGTGGGCTGCTGGGCACCCAGCAACGCTCAGCGCCCAGCCTGGGTCACCACACCTGCTTGGGGCTGGAGTGCTCCTACTCCCAGCAATCGGGGGGAAACAGGGTGGCCTTGCCCCCTGTCCCATCTGTTGCTCCCCACGCCTGGAGGACAGCAcaggggagcagccccgggtGTTTTGCAGCCCCCTGCGTTCCCCACCCGTGAGGGGAGGCTGCATCGGCGGAGCCGGGATggagggggccggggccgcctcTCGCTGCCGGGGGGGAAAGGCCGGTGCTGCCCCCCCACTTCCCCCGTCCAGCTCGGCGGCAGGTCGGTTTGCAGAGGTGCCGGAGAAGCGGGGCCGGTCCCCGTCCCCCCCTCCCGCCTCCCCAGCGCTCCGGGCGGGGCCGCTGTAACCCGAGCGCGTCCCTACAAAGTGCCCGCGCCCCCGAGGCGGCGGCAGAGCGGGGCCGGAGCCAGCCCGGAgcgagccccagccctgcccgcagCCGGAACCGTCCCGAGCCCGGAGCCGGAGCCGTACCCGGCCCTGCCGCCATGGGGCCGCGGTGTGGGGCTCGGCGGCGCTGAGCCCGCTGTCCCCGGACTTTGCCCCGGCCCGCGCAGCGCAGGCGGCTCCACCGCGGGACCCCGTCACCGCCGGTAACCTCGCCGACCGCGACCCTCGCCCCCGGCACCATTCGGGCCCCCCTCGTCCCGGGACACTCTCCCCCTCCCTGGGATCCCCCGCCGTCCCCCGCCCCCGGTTAACCTCCCCTAGCGCCCTGACCAGGCTGCCGCTGGCTGGAGAGGTCGGATTCCCGGCACCCAAACGGGGTGTTTCCCATCCCGTGCCCCCTCCCATTCCTGCCCAGGGACCCCCGTGCTCTGCCTCCCGTCCATGATCACCCACCCACCCTCGCGGTGACCTGGGGACCTCGCACTGCTTCTCCCCCGTGCCCCGGGAGAGGAAGGGGCTGCCCGCCCGGATCCACTCACTCGACCCTGCCTGTCCCGCAGGGTGGGACCCCCGCGCTAGGGGGGCCTGGAAGATGCGGCCCCTCTTGCAGGTCGTggcggggctgctgctggcggcGGCTGCACGGGGCAGGGCGATGGAGCCAGGTACGGCTGCGGGGGGCGAAGCGGagccggggggcggcgggagtGGGTTCGTGCTTTCTGGGGCGGCGACCCCCGGGCTGGGATGCGGGTGTTTGCCCTGGGCACGCAGCCCCACCgctctgcctgcagggcagggctggcggGAGCTGGGGACACGGCACAGGGACCAGCGTTTCCATCACTGACAGGGGCAGGGTGGCTCCAGCCggtctgtccctgtgctgcgGGGGCTTGGCTCGCAGGGACACGCGTGGCAGAGAGGGGTTGCGAGACCGCtttgggctgtggctgctgtgtgtgaCTCCTGGCGAAATGCGGGCACTCCGTGCCTTGAGGTGCGGGAGAAGCGTCCCCGGGGACCAGAGACCAGCTGCCCCacatccctcctgtgctggccatGACCTGGGCTGGAGACACACTTGTGTGCTCCAGGCTCCTTCACGCGGGCAGTCGAGCTGCCGTGGGATTGCTGTGCTGGCGGCCAGGTTGTTTCTGCCCTCCACGTGCACATGCTGCTGCAAGCTGGGCTccaatgccagcctgggctcGGCCACGGACAACCCGGCTGTAGGGGTCCCAGCCGTGCTTGGGGCATGTAGCGCTCTGACGCTGGGTGTCTGGAGGGGTTTGTTACCCTCCTTCAGAAAGGCAGAGCAAGCCAGAGCACCCTGAGCCACTGGGAGTGGTGGAAGGATAGTGGCATATGTGGCCTTGGACGGGGACATGCCATTGGGGAAACCGTGTCCCTGTGTTCAGGGCAGAGTCCAGCCCTTACCCGCTTCTGAGGcggcagagccaggctctgggctgtgtcacATCACATGCTCTCCACACTAAGATGGGCATATGGAGGGGTCCTGCTGTCAGGGAGGGGTGAGTGCTGGGGTGGGTGCTCACCACATCTCTCCAGAGCTATTTGAGAGACCCTTGCTGGAGTCAGAAGATGAACATCTCCTCCTGGACCCGGGCAACACATTGAAGCTGTACTGTGACGCCAATCAGAGTGGTGCCAGTGTGGTCTGGTACAAGGAGTCCCGGCCACTCGTCTCGGGGGGTCGCATCCATCTCCATCAGGGCCTGCTGGAGATCTCAGAAGTTGCCTACGAGGACTCAGGGCTCTACGTGTGCCGGGCACGGGGAACTGGAGAGGTCCTGCGCAACTTCACCATCTCTGTCGTGGGTAGGAGCCCCGGCAGCACCCAGCTACCCCCGGGGCAGTGAGGCAGCCACTGCCCACCCcgccctgcaggcagggatgtcCCTCTCAACCCGGTTCCCTTTGCAGACTCCCTGGCGTCaggtgatgatgatgaagataGTGATGGGGACAGTCCCCACGGAGACCGAAATGAGGAGTCAGTCTATGTGCACAGAGGTCAGTACCACACCGGGTCACTAcaggagagggcaggaggggcagaaccaggggcaggggcactgctgcctcctgctccctgcacagcccctcccACTGTACATCCTGCATGTCCCCAGCCCCTTACTGGACTCACCCACACCGGATGGACAAGAAGCTGTACGCAGTCCCTGCGGGGAACACGGTGAAGTTCCGCTGCCCGGcctcaggcagccccagccccagcatccGCTGGTTCAAGAATGGGCGTGAGTTCCGAGGGGAGCACCGCATCGGGGGCATCCGGGTACGGGCCAGCTCCTCCCACCACAGCTTCCCTCCCAGGATCCCTCCTCCCCAACTCACCTCACTGCCTTacctgcccctctgcagctccgGCACCAGCACTGGAGCCTGGTGATGGAGAGCGTGGTGCCCTCTGACCGCGGCAACTACACTTGCCTAGTGGAAAACAGGTTTGGCAGCATCCGCTACAGCTACCTCCTGGACGTGCTGGGTGAGGGCTCCTCAGCTTGGTGCTGATCTGGGCTTCCCCATGCCTGGTGGGGTCAGGGAAAGGGGTGCAGGAGTCTCTGTTCGTGGTCTATCCACTGGTGCAGCTCACATGTCCCTCACAACCCAGGGACATGGGATGGAGACCAGGCTTGGGTTGCACTGGTTTCTTTTAGGGCTTGGGAAGGGCTCCTTGGTgggtggagaaggagggagaaaggagCCTGTGCTCTGGGCCACCATGTCAGtgacactgctctgctccctgtgcgCAGAGAGGTCCCCGCACAGGCCCATCTtgcaggctgggctgcctgcCAACACCACAGCCCTGGTGGGCAGCGATGTGGAGTTCTTCTGCAAGGTCTACAGTGATGCCCAGCCCCACATCCAGTGGCTGAAGCACATTGAAGTGAATGGCAGCAACTACGGCCCCGACGGGGTCCCCTATGTGCAAGTGCTCAAGGTAACACAGGCTGGAAGCACTCAGGTCCCAGACACCCATGCTAAAGTGGTGACAGGGGTGCACAGAGCTCCCCGAGGAAGAGGGATGCTGAGCATCCATCCCTCTCTGACAGACTGCAGATATCAACAGCTCTGAGGTGGAGGTGCTGTACCTGCGCAATGTGTCCATGGAGGATGCTGGCGAGTACACCTGCCTGGCAGGGAACTCTATCGGCCTCTCCTACCAGTCTGCCTGGCTCACTGTCCTGCCAGGTAGGGGTGGGGTCCTCGTGTGGGGTCTGGgatccccagcacacagaggcCATGCCTCAGGCCAACTCATTCACTCCCTGCAGAAGAGGAGCTGGTGCGGGAAGCTGAGGCCCCTGAGACCAAGTACACAGACATCATCATCTACACCTCGGGCTCACTGGCCATGGCCATGGCCATTATTATTGTGGTGCTGTGCCGGATGCAGACTCAGTCGAGcaagcagcacctgg from Camarhynchus parvulus chromosome 13, STF_HiC, whole genome shotgun sequence encodes the following:
- the FGFR4 gene encoding fibroblast growth factor receptor 4; translation: MRPLLQVVAGLLLAAAARGRAMEPELFERPLLESEDEHLLLDPGNTLKLYCDANQSGASVVWYKESRPLVSGGRIHLHQGLLEISEVAYEDSGLYVCRARGTGEVLRNFTISVVDSLASGDDDEDSDGDSPHGDRNEESVYVHRAPYWTHPHRMDKKLYAVPAGNTVKFRCPASGSPSPSIRWFKNGREFRGEHRIGGIRLRHQHWSLVMESVVPSDRGNYTCLVENRFGSIRYSYLLDVLERSPHRPILQAGLPANTTALVGSDVEFFCKVYSDAQPHIQWLKHIEVNGSNYGPDGVPYVQVLKTADINSSEVEVLYLRNVSMEDAGEYTCLAGNSIGLSYQSAWLTVLPEEELVREAEAPETKYTDIIIYTSGSLAMAMAIIIVVLCRMQTQSSKQHLEPMAVHKLSKFPLIRQFSLDSSSSGKSSTSLMRVTRLSSSCAPMLAGVMELDLPLDAKWEFPRDKLVLGKPLGEGCFGQVVRAEAYGIDRDRPDRAVTVAVKMLKDNATDKDLADLISEMEMMKLMDRHKNIINLLGVCTQDGPLYVIVEFAAKGNLREYLRARRPPTPDYAFDVMAMPEEQLSFKDLVSCVYQVARGMEYLESKRCIHRDLAARNVLVTAESVMKIADFGLARDVHDIDYYKKTSNGRLPVKWMAPEALFDRVYTHQSDVWSFGILMWEIFTLGGSPYPGIPVEELFKLLKEGHRMDRPSNCTHELYMLMRECWHAVPSQRPTFKQLVEGLDKILAAVSEEYLDLSMPFEQYSPSCEDTASSCSSDDSVFTHDPLPLAPHLFSYPSVRT